Proteins from a genomic interval of Oreochromis aureus strain Israel breed Guangdong linkage group 6, ZZ_aureus, whole genome shotgun sequence:
- the pld6 gene encoding mitochondrial cardiolipin hydrolase isoform X3, with protein MFDSMWTVKVVSLGVVGLSLSLELLFWLFSRRRSERVTNKVLFFPSKVACVEHIFSPTLPHRAVLLLHSRGVTIRVLTDKVYSAISGSQIGVLRKAGICVRCDVSAVHMHHKFAVVDGRMLITGSLNWTLTAVQSNMENIIITEEPDLVQPFVKEFCRLWGLNDSAQDLNSVTD; from the exons atgttcgACT CAATGTGGACAGTAAAGGTGGTCAGCCTGGGAGTGGTGGGCCTCTCCCTCAGTCTGGAGCTGCTCTTTTGGCTCTTCAGTCGTCGCCGGTCTGAAAGAGTCACCAATAAGGTCCTCTTCTTCCCCTCAAAGGTGGCTTGTGTGGAGCACATCTTCTCTCCCACGTTACCTCA TAGGGCTGTACTGCTGCTGCATAGCAGGGGTGTAACCATCCGAGTCCTCACTGACAAGGTCTACTCAGCCATCAGTGGCTCCCAGATCGGCGTCCTCCGCAAAGCCG GGATCTGCGTGCGGTGCGATGTGAGCGCCGTCCACATGCATCACAAGTTTGCAGTGGTGGATGGCCGCATGCTCATCACCGGCTCCCTCAACTGGACGCTGACAGCAGTGCAGAGCAACATGGAGAACATCATCATCACCGAGGAGCCTGACCTGGTTCAGCCTTTCGTCAAGGAGTTCTGCAGGCTATGGGGGCTCAATGATTCGGCCCAGGACCTCAATTCAGTGACTGATTAG
- the pld6 gene encoding mitochondrial cardiolipin hydrolase isoform X1 has protein sequence MFDSMWTVKVVSLGVVGLSLSLELLFWLFSRRRSERVTNKVLFFPSKVACVEHIFSPTLPHSHVCSLPHGVDTSFSRLLRYILSACSSLDLCLFSFSNMDLSRAVLLLHSRGVTIRVLTDKVYSAISGSQIGVLRKAGICVRCDVSAVHMHHKFAVVDGRMLITGSLNWTLTAVQSNMENIIITEEPDLVQPFVKEFCRLWGLNDSAQDLNSVTD, from the exons atgttcgACT CAATGTGGACAGTAAAGGTGGTCAGCCTGGGAGTGGTGGGCCTCTCCCTCAGTCTGGAGCTGCTCTTTTGGCTCTTCAGTCGTCGCCGGTCTGAAAGAGTCACCAATAAGGTCCTCTTCTTCCCCTCAAAGGTGGCTTGTGTGGAGCACATCTTCTCTCCCACGTTACCTCA CTCCCATGTCTGCTCATTGCCTCATGGTGTAGACACCTCTTTCTCTCGTCTTCTCCGCTACATCCTGTCTGCTTGCTCTTCTCTGGActtgtgtcttttttctttttccaacaTGGATCTCAGTAGGGCTGTACTGCTGCTGCATAGCAGGGGTGTAACCATCCGAGTCCTCACTGACAAGGTCTACTCAGCCATCAGTGGCTCCCAGATCGGCGTCCTCCGCAAAGCCG GGATCTGCGTGCGGTGCGATGTGAGCGCCGTCCACATGCATCACAAGTTTGCAGTGGTGGATGGCCGCATGCTCATCACCGGCTCCCTCAACTGGACGCTGACAGCAGTGCAGAGCAACATGGAGAACATCATCATCACCGAGGAGCCTGACCTGGTTCAGCCTTTCGTCAAGGAGTTCTGCAGGCTATGGGGGCTCAATGATTCGGCCCAGGACCTCAATTCAGTGACTGATTAG
- the pld6 gene encoding mitochondrial cardiolipin hydrolase isoform X2 — protein MWTVKVVSLGVVGLSLSLELLFWLFSRRRSERVTNKVLFFPSKVACVEHIFSPTLPHSHVCSLPHGVDTSFSRLLRYILSACSSLDLCLFSFSNMDLSRAVLLLHSRGVTIRVLTDKVYSAISGSQIGVLRKAGICVRCDVSAVHMHHKFAVVDGRMLITGSLNWTLTAVQSNMENIIITEEPDLVQPFVKEFCRLWGLNDSAQDLNSVTD, from the exons ATGTGGACAGTAAAGGTGGTCAGCCTGGGAGTGGTGGGCCTCTCCCTCAGTCTGGAGCTGCTCTTTTGGCTCTTCAGTCGTCGCCGGTCTGAAAGAGTCACCAATAAGGTCCTCTTCTTCCCCTCAAAGGTGGCTTGTGTGGAGCACATCTTCTCTCCCACGTTACCTCA CTCCCATGTCTGCTCATTGCCTCATGGTGTAGACACCTCTTTCTCTCGTCTTCTCCGCTACATCCTGTCTGCTTGCTCTTCTCTGGActtgtgtcttttttctttttccaacaTGGATCTCAGTAGGGCTGTACTGCTGCTGCATAGCAGGGGTGTAACCATCCGAGTCCTCACTGACAAGGTCTACTCAGCCATCAGTGGCTCCCAGATCGGCGTCCTCCGCAAAGCCG GGATCTGCGTGCGGTGCGATGTGAGCGCCGTCCACATGCATCACAAGTTTGCAGTGGTGGATGGCCGCATGCTCATCACCGGCTCCCTCAACTGGACGCTGACAGCAGTGCAGAGCAACATGGAGAACATCATCATCACCGAGGAGCCTGACCTGGTTCAGCCTTTCGTCAAGGAGTTCTGCAGGCTATGGGGGCTCAATGATTCGGCCCAGGACCTCAATTCAGTGACTGATTAG
- the LOC116321382 gene encoding transcription elongation factor 1 homolog, whose translation MGRRKSKRKPPPKKKMTGDLETQFTCPFCNHEKSCDVKMERSRNTGIISCTVCLEEFQTPITYLSEPVDVYSDWIDACEAANQ comes from the exons ATGGGTCGTCGCAAATCCAAAAGAAAGCCTCCTCCAAAGAAGAAGATGACGGGGGATCTGGAAACTCAGTTCACATGTCCTTTCTGCAACCACGAGAAGTCATGTGATGTCAAAAT GGAGAgaagcagaaacactgggataATATCATGTACAGTCTGCTTGGAGGAGTTCCAGACCCCCATTACCT ATCTGTCAGAGCCAGTTGATGTGTACAGTGATTGGATAGACGCCTGTGAAGCAGCCAATCAATAG